The window attatgactaaaaacatgtttctaagaactttactgatactttttggatttttcgtctgcctgttgtgactgcctttgagccaatggattactgaacaaaacgtgccaacaaaacggaggtttttggatataaagagggactttattgaacaaaatgaaaatgtattgtgtaactgggagtcttgtgagtgcaaccatatgaagatgatcaaaggtaagtgattacttttatcgctatttgtgacttttgttactcctctacttggctggtaactgtttaATGTTTTGTGTGCTGGACGCTGTCCTCAGATTAAACGCATagtatgctttcaccgtaaagcctttttgaaatctgacacaacggttggattaacaagaaggttatctttaagccgatgtataacacttgtatgttttatgaatttttattatgagtatttctgttttttcaccggatgttggccaggtgggacggtagagtcccacataccctagagaagttaaaagaAAACACATCTTAACTCAGAATCGACCCTTGATGCACATTTTCATAGGTCTATTATGTATTTGTTTCTCCATGGGGTGCCAGGTACTGGGAGGCGGTGCTGGAGCTGCTGTGGCCCAGGTTTGAGCTCATCCTGGAGATGAACATTCAGAGCATCCGCAACACGGACCCCCAGAAACTGGGCGTGTTGGACACCAGACCACACTATGTATGAACACAGACACGTTTTTGACGTATTTCATGTATCAGTGTCCAATAATACCAGACAGTTGTTGACACCAGTTGTGTTCATGTTTCAGATCACACGTAGATACGAAGAGTTCTCTTCTGCCATCGTTAGCATTAACCAGACATTCACCAGCGAGCGAACCCACACCCTCCTTGGCCAACTGCAGGTACACAACTAAACAACAATAAAAACAGTAAAATAGTATAAATAGTGGGGATCCTACAATTAGCATGAACATTTGAAATAGTGGTTTGTGTGATTGATATAGCTACCACTGGTATTTTCAGGTTGAAGTGGAGAACTTTGTCCTGAAGATGGCTGCAGAGTTCCCTTCACGCAGGGACCAGCTCATCTTCCTCATCAACAACTACGACATGATGCTCAATGTCCTCATGGTGAGAATAACCAGTGTAAAACATAAACATGAACGATTAACTTATTACCCACCTGAAATGACCCCTTTGTTCAGTTatttacatttaagtcatttagtagacgctcttatccaaagcgacttacaggagcaattatggttaagtgcTGTCAAgagatgtttcacctagtcggctctgggattcgaaccaggtaccttttggttactggcccaacgctgttaaccgctaggctaaGTCTTCTGTATATACAGAATTAGAAGATGTCATGCTGTTTTCCTCTCTATGTCATAGGAGAGGGCAGCCGATGACAGTAAAGAGGTTGAGGGCTTCCAGCAGCTCCTCCAGGCCAGGAGCCAGGTAAAAATGCACAGGGATTCTGGGAAATGTAGTTTTGTCATGTGTGCCAGATTCACAGATAATCAGGGTTTACTCAAATGAAACATTCCTGTCTTTCTTTTTCCTTTCATCAGGAGTTTATTGAGGAGATTCTGTCCTCCCCCTTTGGTGGCATGATAGCGTTTGTGAAGGCGAGCGAGGCGTTGATAGAGAAAGGCCAGCTGGATAGACTGAAGAATGATGAAGGTGAGTAGggagaaaatattcagaccttttgaTCATTTAATTGTTTTCAGAATGTGCCCTTGTCTTTTTCACTGTAACCTTCTTTCTCCTACTTTCTTCCTGTCCTGACTTGTTCTTTATTTACAGCTACTGTTTGGACCGTTTGTTTCTACTCTCCTGTGACATCTCTCGTTGTTTGACTTTTTACCCTAACGGTCTTGCATTTCTCCCACACATTTTCAAACCCTTCTTCCCATCTCTTCTTGCATCCGCTCTCACCTACCTCCCATCCCTAAACTCATATTGTTCTCTTCTTcgcccccttcccctcccccctttctcaaaccctctttttctttcttctctcagCCCAAATCACCCAGCTAATCAGGGGGTTTTCCAGCACATGGAAACAGTCTGTGGAAGCTCTGAGTCAGGATGTCATGAGATCCTTCACCAACTTCAAGAACGGCACTGGTATCATTCAGGTACTGCCTTCCTCTATGCTTTTCTAACAGATGCATTTCATCTAAACAATGAAtattaatgtacagtatgtagttaGAGTATGCAGAAGTTTTGCCTCAAGGGGTGCTCTTGAGCCAAAAGGGGTCCCTTAAATTGACATAAATATTTTTCATTTTAAGATGTATCAACTATGAGCCATGGGCTGTTACGAGTTCATTTTTCCTTCTGAAGCTTTTCATTCAACTTGAGATTTTCTACTCCTGTCCTCCTATCCTCCAGGGGGCACTCACCCAGCTCATCCAGTACTACCATGGCTTCCACAAGGTGCTGTCCCAGCCCACCTTCCGCAGCCTGGCCGTGCGCTCGGAGCTCATCAACCTGCACCACCTCATGGTCGAGGTCAAGAAACACAAGCCCAACTTCTAACTGGACACTTCCAAGGGTAGAGACTGGGGATGTGATGGATTAAATGAAGATGCTCAAAATCAGACATGGCCTGATTGGAAACAAGTAGAAGAGTATATCCCTTTGCTTGTGACATCGCTCCACTGATTAAGGACAGTGTATTGCACGTGGGATCCTGTTGTTTGTGATTTGACATTGTATCAATGTCAATAGGTAAGGCCTTGTGTGAAAGTGCTACTTTTTTTTCATGGGTGCTGGGTTCTTTGCTTTCAGGGAGGGGATAGGGGGATgaagagacagaaatgggatATGGGAAGGTTCAGTGGTTATATGGATTGACAGGAGAGATCACAGAAATCAAAGGCTGTAAGAAGAAATATAGTAGATGGTCTTTTCCAGACAGGGCTGCACAACTCAGTCCCTCAAGTTGGTGCTGGTATTCATTTCTCCCTAGCACATAACTGATCAATTACTTTCCCAGGTAGAATCCAGTCTTTGGATTCACAGTCTCACCCACAGTCTTATGATTGTGAGAGGGAGGAGCAAGAGGTAGAGGTATCATTGAAGTTCAGTGTGAAAAGGAAAAGAGTGGTATCTCCCAGGCCCTTGTTCTGTGTTCTCAtacatgtacactgaacaaaaatataaacgctacatgtaaagtgttggtcccaagtttcatgagctgaaataaaaaaaatctattaattTACCATACGCACAAAACGCttttttctcaaatgttgtgctcAAATTTACTtgtatccctgttagtgagtatttctcctttgccaagaagctgaataaacagcatgatccttacacaggtgtgtgcaccttgtgatgggacaatcaaaggctgcactaaaatgtgcagttgtcacaacacaatgccacagatgtctcaagttttgcagGAGCGTGCAATGGGCATACTGACTgtaggaatatccaccagagctgttgccagagaatttaatgttaatttctctaccataagccgcctccaaagtTGTTTTCGAGAATTTGGCAGAACGTCCAACGAGCCTCAACTGCAGACCgcttgtatggcgttgtgtgggtgagcagtttgctgtTGTCAgctttgtgaacagagtgccccatggtggctgtggggttatagtatgggcaggcattagctatggacaacaaacacaattgcattttatcgatggcaatttgaatgcacagagataccgtgatgagatcctgaggtccaCTGTCATGCCAGTGGACCTCAGcattctcaccagacatgtcacccattgagcatgttttggatgctctggattgatgtatacgacagcttgttccagttaccgccaatatccagcaacttcgcacagccattgaagaggagtgggacaacattcaacaggccacaatcaacagcctgattaactatgcgaaggagataagcgcagcatgaggcaaatggtggtcacaccagatactgactggttttctaatcTGTGCCcctaccatttaaaaaaaaggtatctttgaccaacagatgcatgtatgtattcccaatcatgtgaaatccatagatgagggcctaatgaatgtatttaaattgactgatttccttataaactgtaactcagtaatatctttgaaattgttgcatttatatttttgttcagtaatatacacacatacatacactataGTGGCACTGTAAATGAAGTCATTCCAATATGTTATAATCTACGTTTAATATAATCACAAGGCTGTAAATCATTCAGTGGTTTATTTAATATACAATAAAGACTACATTGCTGTAATAAAATTGAACAACAATCACATTTTCATTCAATTTGATAATATATTACTATTATGAGTAGTGCGTAATAATCAAAATCTCTGAACTTCCAAACTAAACATGAGCTCAGGTTTTCATATCAATAACAGATTTGCAAACATGCCCGCATTTTGCGTACCAACTACGCAATTTTCTGTCCATGTACGCGGGGACGAGATCAGAGATAAAAGTAGGCAGAAATGATAGGGCCTGgtttattttttacatacatCCACTGAGTAAATCTAACATCCCGATTGTCGAGCTGCAACACAGACATGTACGGCGTTTGTGTCAACGGGCATGGAGATTAATACATCATTATTCGAGGTAGATATCCCGTGTCTGCCACtcctgtttgttgtgatgctgatTTTGCCGACTGTCAGCTGTACGTGAACACATGGACAAATCCCTTTTCGACTCCGTGTGTTGTGGAATCACTCATTGTTTCAAACTAATGTTAGCGAACATAAGATAGACATTCAGTGGGCTCTAAAGTGCCAGCAGTTCACTTGCATTTACTAGTGAAAGAAATGAAATGCAAATACGAAAAGCAACCGGCCACATTTGTGCGAGTGTGATATACATTTCATTCTGCGTCCCATTTGTTCTATTTTCCACGTAACATTACGAGGATCACGCAATCTGAAAGACAACTGTAATTATGATCCACGTCACAAAAAACTCCCTCCGTACAGATATTCCGAGATATTCCGACTTTTACCATATGTGTAAATGGAATGCTGTCAAGAAACTATTCCAGCCTAATAAAGACTTGATTTGGTACAATTCTATTATTGCGATCAGACACACAAACGGTGCGCGCACGAGCGTGGAGGGggaaagaaaacccttgaatctCCAATTTGCCGTTCGCGTCTGGTACTCTAAAAAGCTGGACAGGGTTGGCAGGTCTGCAATTGATGATGTAAATTGAACAAACAAAACTAAGTCTACTTAACTTCCAGAAATAAAATGAGTATTTAAATATAGAGACTGACAATTGACAGGACAGTCTAATTTGTTACAGAATTGGAATGACCTAAACTCTGTATAATATATGGCCAGTAAGCTAtagacctacactacactactgacAGTAACAGAGAAAGTGGCTTCATACTGAATAATGGGATTTTATTTTCTTGACACAGATTCATTCTAGTCCTGGCCTAGAAAGCAGTTTCAATGGATATTCTCTATTGAGCTCACTATTTAGTCCATTGGGAATAGGGTTAATCTGATCCTGGAAACTGGCTCaatctttattttttataattgtATTAGATATTAGATTCCCTGGGAACATTGGCCAGACAACAACCAACATATTTgttgcatttttatttatttctcttttcttgaattttccaattTCACTGTTTTCACATGGGAAAGCACCATAGCACTCTGATTTGTGATTTGGCTTTGGGTGTAAAACATATTTCAGACAGTCTGGGAAACCAGCAAAATAGGTTTAAACCTTGCTTACATGACAGATCGTTGTTAGAGGAGATGTTGAATCAGGGGACTGAACAGCAGGACAAATAACATAAGCAGAGAGGAGGACCTGTTATATGTTGATTTACCTGGAGAGAGAAGATTGAAATAACTTGTTCAGACCTGTCCAtcactctgcagtatcatcaaTTTGGTATTCTTTCCTTGCACAATAAGTATCTTGAATGAACTGCATTCTAACCTGTGTCTTACCGATAAGTGCTTGTTTGCCCTGGATCTCATGGAATTTTTGAGTTTCATCAACCTGATATGCTAAGGGAGAAAAATGTAGTAGTTAGAAATCCCAAACATTACTTATATTATTAACCAAGTTCTTCATAAGTATACCCAGAGAGGGCGATCTGTTGCCACCATGGCTCAGGTATGTTACCTTCCACTGTAAGATGAACCGTGCTAACCGGCAGCCCGTGGGAATCCAACACGGTATATGTCCCACAGTCGTCTATCTTCAACCCTTTGAGGACCACAAACCCTTTGACCTCCTTAAGACGACCACTGTTGACCTCCTCTTCACCCCTCATCCACAGGACCGTCATCTCTGTGCTGTTCCTCCCCTGGAAGACCACTTTCTTGGCCTGGGGAGTGTGGAGCTTCAGGTCCAGGGTTTCACCCACCCTCAAGGACTCCTCGGACGTGTGGTCTGGAGAGAATTACAGAAGAAATGAGGTAAGAGATCGTGAGGAAAGTGGAATGCTGGACCAATCTAAAAAGGTCACTTCTGCACTTTTCAGGTGGTCTAAATGAGGTGCAGAGCCATAAAGTTAACTTCTGATCACTTTCACCTGGCCTTATAGCCACCGCCTTGTAGTAAAGGTAGTTCTACCCTTACCATGGACTGAGAGCTGGACACTCTGGATGAACACCCGTCTCTTATTACGTGCCCTGTCAACCACCATGAAGCTCTCGTAAAGCCCCACATCCCCAAACTGCACGTCATGCAAGATCAGAGAGCAGTCTCCCTGCCACAGCTTTTCCTCAGGTACCTCCACCCGCCCCTCAAACTCGGTTGCCTGCCACCGTTGCGCCCCCATCTGTTCAAACACTGTCTCATCAGGTGTCTGCCACTGGACATGGCAAACTGGGATTTTGTCTAGCTGGGACTTCCACTTGCAGGGAAGGATGGCTTGGCTTCCCACATTgcaagagatggagacaggaatGGAATGCAGGggggaggaggctgtaggagagTTGGAACCAATGATTGGCAAAAAAAACTACAAATCCATGATTAAGCAATTAGAACATGAACacagggtgtggtatatggccaatatactacggctaagggctgttcttatgcatgacgcaacgcggagtgtctggatacagcccttcaccattggggcagcagggtagcctagtggttagagcgttggactagtaactgaaaggttgcaagttcaaatccccaagctgacaaggtacaaatctgtcattctgaccctgaacaggcagttcagggccactgttcctaggccgtcattgaaaataagaatttgttcttaactgacttgcctagttaaatgaaggttaaaaaaattaaataataaaatggtacattggcaatataccaccaaccccgaggtgccttattgctattataaactggttaccaatgtaattagagcagtaaaattacatgttgtcatacccatggtatatgttCTGAagtaccacggctttcagccaatcagtattcagggcttgaaccatccAGTTTAATTGTGGATAGAGTTCATTTATACTCACCAACATAGCCGACAATCCACAGACAATGAAGATGTATGAAATGTCTAAAAAAAGAAAAGGAAGAAGAAGCAGGATAAGAGGaaagcatatgtgtgtgtatatatatatatatatatatatatgctattgATACAAAGCATTATGGCCGTCGCTACATAGTCGttagacccactggctccaggtcatctataagtctttgctaggtaaagctccgccttatctcagctcactggtcacgataacaacacccacccgtagcacgtactccagcaggtatatctcactggtcatccccaaagccaacacctcctttggctgcctttccttcctgttctgctgccaatgactggaacgaattgaaaaATCTCAGATTTTtgtttccctcaccaactttaaacatccgctatctgagcagctaaccgatcgctgcagctgtacatagcccacctgtaaatagcccacccaacctacctacctcatcccaatattgttttatttacttttctgctcttttgcacaccagtatttctacttgcacatcatcatctgctcatctatcactccagtgttaatttgctaaattgtaattactctgctactatggcctatttattgccttacctcctcacgccatttgcacacactgtatatagacttattttttttccattatgttattgactgtactcttgtttattccatgagtaactctgtgttgtttgtgtcgcactgctttgctttatcttggccaggtcgcagttgtaaatgagaacttgttctcaactagctaatctggttaaataaaggtgaaataaaaaataaaatgtaaaaactgTTGTCAAACCAGTCATAATTAGAGAGAAATAATACAATTTGTTTTACTTTCATATACAGCAAAATTATCTCAAATAATTTAAAAGTTTGAAACAACATCACTAGCATATCTGACACTAATTGATATTATTGCTTTAAAATATAAAGATTTTGTCAACGGCAATAAATCAGTTTCGTTTCTCCAAACCAGTTAGGTTTCTAAATATAAAGATGTTGTCAACGGCAATAGATCAGTTTCGTTTCTCCAAACCAGTTAGGTTTCTATTGAGTTTCTTTAACGCGGCTGGCTGTGTGCCCTTCTCTGAAAACGAAATTTAAGAATATTGCGTTCCTAATGCACGCCATGCATCTAATTTAGTAAACAAACTTGTCCATACATGATGTCATCCACCAAGAAATGCGTACATCTATCTACTCGTTTAAATTAGTTGCCCGATGTGAGCGCTTAGCCTAGTGATGCACAGTGAATACAATAGGAAACAAGCATTTTATCTGGGCAGATACAAAAAAAAATCTCTATTTGACTCTAAGAACTGTTTAAATCATTTGctaattaaaataaatacatgtgtgtCGCTTACCGGTCCCTGTCTATGCCATACATTTTCATTGTAAGTGAAAATGCGAGTAGGTTGACTCCTCGAACTTGCAACAAACTGCCAGTAGGCTGAGTCCCAGAAAGCTGTGATGTAGCAGTGACAGCAAGCAAAAAGTAGTACAAGCCTCTGGAGCGTCAGCTGAGTTACCAGAAACGAAACCTGGAGGGGGAGTCCTGCCTACTAATTAGAGATTCATTTCATTTTAAGGACGGGGAACTTCGCAGCAAACAACCAGCCACACACTGCAAACTACATTGTCTCAAAATCGCAGCTCAGCTTTTGCACAACAAATGTGGTGGTCTCTCTCAGGTCCATAAGTACTgcagtcattcagggcaggtgcacctgttttgagtccCACATTTTTAGCCCcaaaatatatatcattgagtttattaaagccgcatacaaacatggtctcttttttgttttcctgggtaaggcagctccaaaatgcaggtgtttcagcataGCTCAgcgctttctgtggtggtggggaaagccagcagaaaatatagAGTGTttcgccgtgattggctcagtgttctgtcactcatggggacactaaaTCACCGCGAAGTCTAAGGGGAGACCTCGAAAATTCTAGCCCTTTGGGTGTTGCCatggagttacattagaagtcCCCATCTAAAGAGGCTCAAGGTTATTGACCAAAGAAAATAttatgtcaaatcacattatacgtacagtagctttgattggactgatcatgtcaacatcatcctttcaaaatcttagcagtcattatcatgaatcaagtcgacaatcgactggcaaatccttttcaatctttgtcatatgaagagaaataatgaagagaaattatagataaaacgtatcggtgctcatcggctattggacataaacatttcacaagttggaaatcataaattcaacaatgagtggtttgaaaGGAAgtaagcacagcacaacaaggtgagtcaaaaaatgtcttgtatgcctctgcgtaaatgatgtaatatgccagggaaatatatatatactacagctaaaaaagtaatactaagtgtatgttgtgtagtaagctgttagtagcccatgtgcctcatgctaataatttggtcccctttcccctcttaatttcacctactgttcttacttggcacatgtagcctatagcctgttttagagaaatgtaataatcgaatattgtaagagctttcattgtctgtgtCCCGGCCGTCTTCCTGGAAGGAATAagtggaccaaagcacagcgtggtgagcatacatattcctttattttttattttttatgatgccaacaaacaaacaaccgtg of the Oncorhynchus tshawytscha isolate Ot180627B linkage group LG31, Otsh_v2.0, whole genome shotgun sequence genome contains:
- the LOC112233317 gene encoding uncharacterized protein LOC112233317, coding for MKMYGIDRDRHFIHLHCLWIVGYVASSPLHSIPVSISCNVGSQAILPCKWKSQLDKIPVCHVQWQTPDETVFEQMGAQRWQATEFEGRVEVPEEKLWQGDCSLILHDVQFGDVGLYESFMVVDRARNKRRVFIQSVQLSVHDHTSEESLRVGETLDLKLHTPQAKKVVFQGRNSTEMTVLWMRGEEEVNSGRLKEVKGFVVLKGLKIDDCGTYTVLDSHGLPVSTVHLTVEAYQVDETQKFHEIQGKQALIGKSTYNRSSSLLMLFVLLFSPLIQHLL